In Marinibacterium anthonyi, the DNA window GGGCTGTACCTGCCACAGGAGGACGACGAAGACCGGCTGATCACCAAGGTCGGGCCGGGGACTTTGGTGGGCGAGCTGGGGCTGATCCGAAAGGTGCCGCGCGCGCTGTCGATGCAGGCGGAAACCGGGCTGGTCTGCCTGCGCATCGGCGAGGAGGAATTCCTGGCGGTGGTGGAAAACGATGCGGCGACGGCCTTCAAGCTGCTTCAGGTGGTCGCGGGCTACGTGTCGAGCTAAGCGCATGTGGACGGGCCGGGCCGCGCGCGCAGGCTCCCGCCCACCCACCCCGCCTGCGCGCGCGACCCTCATCGCAAGCGGTGCCGTGACGCGGTGGGGCGGGGCGATTGAATGCTTGAAATGCCGCCGCCAGTGCGGCACATCCCCTGCAGCGGTCCCTTAGCTCAACTGGATAGAGCAGCTGACTTCTAATCAGCAGGTTTGGGGTTCGAGTCCTCAAGGGATCGCCAGTTTCTCGAAATGCCAATGAAGCATAAGCTTGCACGTTTTGGCGCCTTCCATGCACACCCCCTGTCAAACGCTTTATGCGCCGACGCGGTGTGGGGCTCGAACCTTTGTTGGCAACTGCGCAGATTGGCTGTGAAGCACGAAGCTGACGTTCGTGCTCTGTGCAGCGAAAGTCTCAAATGAGCTGATGCCGTTGAAAAACTGCCCTGCTGGCCCCGGCTGATGTTGCGCTGCAGAACGGCCATGCGGGATCTCAGGACGGCCCGCTGCCCGTCTTGGCACACTGGTTCGCGGCTCTGATGCCCGTTGCGGTGATGGGTCTGTGATAGGGCTGGGGCTGGCGGTCATGGTGGCGCAGTGCGGGAACGCGGGCGCCTGATCCATCATGGCGCGCAAGCAAAGGGCCCGGTCCGTGCGACCGGGCCTGTCTTGTTGCCACAAGGGGCAGATCAGACTCGCAGCAGCGTCTTGATGGCGCGGCGTTCGTCCATGGCGGCATAGCCTTCGGCCACGTCCTTCAGGTCGATCTCCAGGTCGAAGACCTTGCCCGGATTGAACGTGCGCTTGAGGATACCGTCGATCAGGTCCGGCAGGAACCGGCGCACAGGGGCGGGGCCGCCCAGCAGCTGACGCTGTGCAAAGAACAGCTCTTGCCCGTCGAAGGTCACGCCATGGGGCACGCCGACAAAGCCGATGGCACCACCGGGCCGCGCGGCGTAGATCGCCTGTTGCATCGACTGCTGGTGGCCGACGCATTCCATCACCGCATCCGCGCCGACATTGCCGGTCAGTTCGCGGATCCTGGCGATGCCGTCCTCGCCACGCTCGGCAACGATGTCGGTGGCTCCGAATTCCAGCGCGAGATCCTGGCGCGACTTGTGGCGGGACATGGCGATGATGCGCTCGGCACCCATCTGTTTGGCGGACAGCACAGCCATCAGCCCCACGGCGCCATCACCGACGACCGCCACGGTCATGCCGGGCTTCACGCCGGCGGCGTCGCAGGCAAAGTAGCCGGTGCCATAGACGTCCGAGGCTGCCAGCAGCGAGGGGATCAGGTCTTCGTCCGGATGTTCGTCCAGCGCGACCAGCGAGCCGTCGGCCAGCGGAACGCGGGCGAGGGGGGCCTGCGCCCCGGTCATGAACTCGCGCTGTTCGCAGGAAGACTGGAAGCCGTGGCGGCAATGGGGACAGGTGTTGTCGGACAGCACAAAGCTGCCGACCACGAACTGGCCAGGCTTCACGCTGGTCACCGCGTCACCGACCGCTTCGACCACGCCGCAGTATTCGTGGCCCATGGCCTGCGGACCGTCCATCGGTTGATCGCCGCGATAGGGCCAGAGATCCGAGCCACAGACGCAGGACGCTGCGAGGCGGATGATCGCATCGGTGGGCTTCTGGATCACGGGTTCCGCGACCTCTTCGAAGCGGACGTCGTTCTTGCCGTAAAGCATGGTTGCTTTCATGGGGCAGCCTTTCTGTCGTTTCGTGCCTTGTGAAAAAGGCTCCCGCGCAATCTAGTGCAGGAACCTGATGGCGATTATCCGGAAAGTGACGCATGCTTTGATGCGCCCTGTTCATGAATTCAGGTCCGTCGGGGATCGCGACGTTGCAGGTCGTGGTGCTGATCTCCTTCGGGCCCGCCCCGCTTTCCGGTGCCCAGAAGCGAGATCAGCGCAGCCTCCTGTTCGCTCAGGGCGCAATCGAAGACCGCCGCGTTGTCCGGGATGCAAGACGGAGTGATCGACTTGGGGATCACGGCGTGGCCCAGTTCGAGATGCCGGCGGAGGATGACCCGGGGGGGGCGTTATGCCATGTCCTGGCGCGATCCGGACGATATCGGGAAGGGTCAGCGGATCATTCTCGGGCGCTGGCTCTCCCCGGTAGCGCATCACGCCGCCGATCGACGACCGGGCCTGCGTGACGAGTCCGGGGGCGTCGCGGAACGGGGCCATCGACGCGGCGGCGGCCAGGGTCGAAGGCAACCGCTATACCGAGGCGCTGCAAGCCGCGACCGGGGACTGAACCCGGCGCACCGTCATCCGCGATAGCGCAGCGCGTCGCGGATGACGGCAAAGGCCGGCGATGCCTGCAGGCGGGACGGGTAGTACAGGTGGTAGCCGTCGAAGGGCGGCGACCATTCCTGCAGAACCGCCTCCAGCCTGCCAGCCTCCAGATGCTTGTGCAGGTGGTAGTCAGGCAGATAGCACAAGCCTCGCCCGTCAAGACAGGCGTTGATGATGATATCCGCATCGTTCGATGTCAGCTGCCCCTCGACCCGCACGTTCAGGGGCTTGCCCTGGTGCTCGTATTCCCACGGATAGAGGCCACCCAGCGTCGGCAGGCGCAAGTTGATGCAATTGTGCTTGATCAGATCGTGCGGTGTATCCGGCCGGCCATGTTCGGCGAAATAGGACGGCGCACCGACGGTCAGCATTCGCAGGTCCGGGCCGATGCGCACCGCGATCATGTCCTTCTCCACCGCCTCCCCCAGCCGCACACCGGCGTCAAAGCGCTGTTCTACGATGTCCGTCATGCTTTGCTGCACCGCCAGTTCCAGCCGGATCTCGGGATACTCGGCCAGCACCGGCGAGAGCTTGGGCCAGATTATCCCAAGCCCCGCGTGACGCGAGGTGGTGATGCGCACCAACCCGGCCGGCCGGGCGCGCATCTCGTCGAGGCTCGCAAGCCGTTTTTCGATCTCGTCGAAGGCGGGGCGCAGGGTCTCGGCCAGCTGTTCGCCCGCTGTCGTGGGCGATACATTGCGCGTCGTGCGGGTCAGCAGGCGCAGGTCCAGCCGCTCTTCCAGGCGCTTGACCGTGTGCGACAGGGAGCTTTGCGAGGTGCCGAGCCGCGCCGCTGCGCGGGTAAAACTGCGCTCCTCGCAGACCGCGAGGAAGGCCATCAGGTCGCCCAGTTCGTCGCGCTTCATCCATGTTTCTCCTGCATGAAACTGTTCTGGATGCATCATCCAATCGCTTCAATGTGGAATTTGATATTGGATTGCAACCAGTGGTGATGCCACTTTCACAACGCGATCCGGGGATTTGAAATGAATTCAATCGCCTATGCCGCGCAGACGGCAGGCGCGCCCTTCATGCGCGAAGGCGGACAGGAACGGCGGGTGGCCGAGGCGGCGGGCCACCGGTTCAACGTCTGATGTTTGCCGAGGCGCGGAATGAAAGCGCCCCGCAGATCCTGCGTGGCGCTGTTTCGTTTCTGATACGAGGGTTACATGGCCTGCCGCGTCGGCCGGAACAGGATCTCGTTGATGTCGATGTCGGCGGGCTGGCTCAGCGCGAAGACGACCGCGCGGGCAAAGCTTGATGCGGGGATCGCCTGCTGGGCGTAGAAATCCGCGATGGCTTCATGCACACCCTCGGCCTTGACCGACCCGGGCAGTTCGGTGTCGACGGCGCCGGGCGACAGGATCGTGGTGCGCAGCGGGCCGTAGTCCTTCACCTCCTGGCGCAGGGCCTCGGCGATGGCGCGGACGCCGAACTTGGTCGCGCAATAGACCGCCCCAGCCGGGTTGACCACGTGGCCCGCAACCGACGACACGAACAGGTTGTGACCAAAGCCCTGCTGCTGGAACACCGGCAGGACCGCACCGATTCCGTACAGCACGCCCTTCAGGTTCACATCGATGCACTGGTCCCATTCCGCCACGCGCTTCATGCCCAGTGGCGCCAGGGGCATGACGCCCGCGTTGTGGAGCATGGCGTCGATCTTGCCGAATTGCGCCCTGGCATCGGTGACGAAGGCTTCGACCTGTGCGTTTTTCGTGACGTCGACGGTAAAGGCAGCGGCATTGTCCGCGCCCAGCTCTGCCACCAATGCATCAAGCTTGTCGCGGCGGCGCGCGCCCAGGGCCACCTTGGCCCCTTCCTTCACAAGGTGACGGGCGGTTTCGGCGCCAAGCCCGGAGCTGGCGCCGGTGATCACGATGACCTTGTCTGCGAGGGTCTCCATCGGGAGTGTCCTTTCGTTGTCCATTCTTGCCAACCTGCGCTGCGGGCGCGGTCGTCGTGGATTTGAGATAGGCCTGAGGGGATCGCCGGATTAGCCGCATGAACGCGAATGCTTTGATCTTCCGGCTTCATGAGTTGGCCGGAGAATAGCCCCTATTCATATCGGGCGCGCGTGACCCAACGGCTGATTTTCCCGATAACCATATCGGCCGATCCGGCTTGGCGCAGGGGCGATGAAGAAGCGGCGATGAAAAAGGGGCCCCCGATCCTCGCGGATGACCGGAAGGTGCCTGAACAGACCTTCCTCTTCGCCGCTGGACGACACCGACCACGACCGCAAGTGGGACATCACCGAGGCCGAGGCGTTCCCCCCGGATTGCCCCGGACGATGTGTCCGGGCCGTCTGCGACAAGCGCCTGCGCCGACCTTGATTGATATGCGCTGAGCATAAACCCAAGAAGAATTGACCCGCTAATCATATCGGTGAAAAGGCGCAAATTAGGTCCTGAGCAACAAAAGGATCAGGACCATGGCACTGCACAGCATAGGGATCATCGGCGCAGGGTGGCTTGGCGGCAGCGTGGGACGGGCCATTGCAGCCGCCGGCCACGACGTGCTGTTCGCCTCGCGTCACCCGGAGCGTATCAAGCATCTGACGGAAGATCTTCCGTCTTCACGGGTCGGAACGCTGGTCGCGGCGGCGGGGCAGGACATCGTCCTGCTGTCGACACCTTTCGATGCACTGGAAGGGGTCGCCGCGCAGTACGGGGACGCCCTGACCGGCAAAATCCTCATCGACGCGACGAACCCCCCGGGCCGCAGCGCCGCCGGCCGTGAAGGCGAGCGGATCGGCGTGGCGCAGCT includes these proteins:
- a CDS encoding S-(hydroxymethyl)mycothiol dehydrogenase; translated protein: MKATMLYGKNDVRFEEVAEPVIQKPTDAIIRLAASCVCGSDLWPYRGDQPMDGPQAMGHEYCGVVEAVGDAVTSVKPGQFVVGSFVLSDNTCPHCRHGFQSSCEQREFMTGAQAPLARVPLADGSLVALDEHPDEDLIPSLLAASDVYGTGYFACDAAGVKPGMTVAVVGDGAVGLMAVLSAKQMGAERIIAMSRHKSRQDLALEFGATDIVAERGEDGIARIRELTGNVGADAVMECVGHQQSMQQAIYAARPGGAIGFVGVPHGVTFDGQELFFAQRQLLGGPAPVRRFLPDLIDGILKRTFNPGKVFDLEIDLKDVAEGYAAMDERRAIKTLLRV
- the dmlR_2 gene encoding D-malate degradation protein R; the encoded protein is MKRDELGDLMAFLAVCEERSFTRAAARLGTSQSSLSHTVKRLEERLDLRLLTRTTRNVSPTTAGEQLAETLRPAFDEIEKRLASLDEMRARPAGLVRITTSRHAGLGIIWPKLSPVLAEYPEIRLELAVQQSMTDIVEQRFDAGVRLGEAVEKDMIAVRIGPDLRMLTVGAPSYFAEHGRPDTPHDLIKHNCINLRLPTLGGLYPWEYEHQGKPLNVRVEGQLTSNDADIIINACLDGRGLCYLPDYHLHKHLEAGRLEAVLQEWSPPFDGYHLYYPSRLQASPAFAVIRDALRYRG
- a CDS encoding putative oxidoreductase, producing the protein METLADKVIVITGASSGLGAETARHLVKEGAKVALGARRRDKLDALVAELGADNAAAFTVDVTKNAQVEAFVTDARAQFGKIDAMLHNAGVMPLAPLGMKRVAEWDQCIDVNLKGVLYGIGAVLPVFQQQGFGHNLFVSSVAGHVVNPAGAVYCATKFGVRAIAEALRQEVKDYGPLRTTILSPGAVDTELPGSVKAEGVHEAIADFYAQQAIPASSFARAVVFALSQPADIDINEILFRPTRQAM
- a CDS encoding 2-dehydropantoate 2-reductase; amino-acid sequence: MALHSIGIIGAGWLGGSVGRAIAAAGHDVLFASRHPERIKHLTEDLPSSRVGTLVAAAGQDIVLLSTPFDALEGVAAQYGDALTGKILIDATNPPGRSAAGREGERIGVAQLVRDMFPDTRLVRCFSAVDATCIEEGHGYGEAGPLGVPLASDDADALATVCALVRDADCVPVPTGPLETARLFQRGAAAFRANTNAARLRDLMGLAQAA